Proteins from a single region of Streptomyces sp. Tu 3180:
- a CDS encoding 4-coumarate--CoA ligase family protein, which produces MFRSEYADVQPVDLPIHEAVLGRAAEFGSAPALIDGTDGTALTYEQVDRFHRRVAAALAEAGLRKGDVLALHSPNTIAFPVAFYAATRAGASVTTVHPLATAEEFAKQLKDSATRWIVTVSPLLDTARRAAGLAGGVEEILVCDSAPGHRSLIDMLASTAPEPEPGIDPAEDVAALPYSSGTTGVPKGVMLTHRQIATNLAQLRPLITAGPGDRILAVLPFFHIYGLTALMNAPLRQGATVVVLPRFDLETFLAAVQNHRITGLYVAPPIVLALAKHPLVDRYDLSSLKHVVSAAAPLDAHLAAACSRRLGLPPVGQAYGMTELSPGTHVVPLDAMHEAPPGTVGKLVAGTEMRVVSLDDPGQDLGPGETGEILIRGPQVMKGYLGRPDATAAMIDEDGWLHTGDVGHVDGAGWLFVVDRVKELIKYKGFQVAPAELEALLLTHPGIADAAVIGVHDEDGNEIPHAHVVRQPSAPELSEAEVMAYVAERVAPYKRIRRVTFIDGVPRAASGKILRRELRAAHEEPS; this is translated from the coding sequence GTGTTCCGCAGCGAGTACGCAGACGTCCAGCCCGTCGACCTCCCCATCCACGAAGCCGTCCTGGGCCGGGCCGCCGAGTTCGGCAGCGCCCCGGCGCTGATCGACGGCACCGACGGCACCGCCCTCACCTACGAGCAGGTGGACCGGTTCCACCGGCGCGTCGCCGCCGCCCTCGCCGAGGCCGGCCTGCGCAAGGGCGACGTGCTCGCCCTGCACAGCCCCAACACCATCGCCTTCCCCGTCGCCTTCTACGCGGCCACCCGCGCGGGCGCCTCGGTCACCACCGTCCACCCGCTCGCCACCGCCGAGGAGTTCGCCAAGCAGCTGAAGGACTCGGCGACCCGCTGGATCGTCACCGTCTCACCGCTGCTGGACACCGCGCGCAGGGCCGCCGGACTCGCCGGGGGCGTCGAGGAGATCCTCGTCTGCGACAGCGCCCCCGGACACCGGTCCCTGATCGACATGCTGGCCTCCACCGCCCCCGAGCCCGAGCCCGGCATCGACCCCGCCGAGGACGTCGCCGCCCTGCCGTACTCCTCCGGCACCACCGGCGTCCCCAAGGGCGTGATGCTCACCCACCGCCAGATCGCCACCAACCTCGCCCAGCTCCGGCCGCTGATCACGGCGGGCCCCGGCGACCGCATCCTCGCCGTCCTGCCGTTCTTCCACATCTACGGCCTGACGGCCCTGATGAACGCCCCGCTGCGGCAGGGCGCCACCGTCGTCGTCCTGCCCCGCTTCGACCTCGAGACGTTCCTCGCGGCCGTCCAGAACCACCGCATCACCGGCCTGTACGTGGCCCCGCCCATCGTCCTGGCCCTCGCCAAGCACCCCCTGGTCGACCGGTACGACCTGTCGTCCCTGAAGCACGTCGTCAGCGCCGCCGCGCCCCTGGACGCGCACCTCGCCGCCGCCTGCTCGCGGCGGCTCGGCCTGCCGCCGGTCGGCCAGGCGTACGGCATGACGGAACTGTCGCCCGGCACCCACGTCGTCCCCCTGGACGCCATGCACGAGGCGCCCCCCGGCACCGTCGGCAAGCTCGTCGCCGGCACCGAGATGCGCGTCGTCTCCCTCGACGACCCCGGCCAGGACCTCGGCCCCGGCGAGACCGGCGAGATCCTCATCCGCGGGCCCCAGGTCATGAAGGGCTACCTCGGGCGCCCCGACGCCACCGCCGCGATGATCGACGAGGACGGCTGGCTGCACACCGGCGACGTCGGCCACGTCGACGGGGCGGGCTGGCTCTTCGTCGTGGACCGCGTGAAGGAACTGATCAAGTACAAGGGCTTCCAGGTCGCCCCCGCCGAACTCGAGGCGCTGCTGCTCACCCACCCCGGCATCGCCGACGCCGCCGTCATCGGCGTCCACGACGAGGACGGCAACGAGATCCCGCACGCCCACGTCGTCCGTCAGCCGTCCGCCCCGGAACTCTCCGAGGCCGAGGTCATGGCGTACGTCGCCGAGCGCGTCGCCCCCTACAAGCGCATCCGCCGCGTCACCTTCATCGACGGCGTCCCGCGCGCCGCCTCCGGCAAGATCCTGCGCCGCGAACTCCGCGCGGCGCACGAGGAGCCCTCGTGA
- a CDS encoding acyl-CoA dehydrogenase family protein, with amino-acid sequence MTTLIESEEHKALREAVASFARHHPRTPGTDNRPFWQEAAELGYIGVNLPEAYGGGGGGITELSLVLEEMGAAGNPLLMMIVSPAICGTVISRFGTEVQKREWLPALADGSRLMAFGITEPDAGSNSHRITTTARRDPDTGDWLLTGRKVFVSGVDIADATLVVGRTEDARTGRLKPCLFIVPRDAEGFRRRPIDMELNAVEKQFELTLDDVRLPAGALVGDEDAGLLQLFAGLNPERIMTAAFAIGMGRHALARAVEYARDRTVWDAPIGAHQAIAHPLAQAHIDLELARLMMQKAARLYDAGDDTGAGEAANMAKYAAAEACVRAVDQAVHTLGGNGLTREFGLASLITAARVSRIAPVSREMILNYVSHQTLGLPKSY; translated from the coding sequence TCCGCGAAGCGGTCGCCTCGTTCGCGCGCCACCACCCCCGCACCCCCGGCACCGACAACCGGCCGTTCTGGCAGGAGGCCGCCGAGCTCGGCTACATCGGCGTCAACCTGCCGGAGGCGTACGGCGGTGGCGGCGGCGGCATCACCGAACTCTCCCTCGTACTGGAGGAGATGGGCGCCGCCGGCAACCCCCTGCTGATGATGATCGTCTCCCCGGCGATCTGCGGCACCGTCATCTCCCGCTTCGGCACCGAGGTCCAGAAGCGGGAGTGGCTGCCCGCCCTGGCCGACGGCAGCCGCCTGATGGCCTTCGGCATCACCGAACCCGACGCCGGTTCCAACTCCCACCGCATCACCACCACCGCGCGGCGCGACCCCGACACCGGCGACTGGCTCCTGACCGGCCGCAAGGTGTTCGTCTCCGGTGTCGACATCGCCGACGCCACCCTCGTCGTGGGCCGCACCGAGGACGCCCGCACGGGCAGGCTCAAGCCCTGCCTGTTCATCGTCCCGCGCGACGCCGAGGGCTTCCGCAGGCGCCCCATCGACATGGAACTCAACGCCGTCGAGAAGCAGTTCGAGCTCACCCTCGACGACGTCCGGCTGCCCGCCGGCGCACTCGTCGGTGACGAGGACGCGGGCCTCCTCCAGCTCTTCGCCGGTCTCAACCCCGAACGCATCATGACTGCCGCCTTCGCGATCGGCATGGGCCGCCACGCGCTCGCCCGCGCCGTCGAGTACGCCCGCGACCGCACCGTCTGGGACGCCCCCATCGGCGCCCACCAGGCCATCGCCCACCCCCTCGCCCAGGCGCACATCGACCTCGAACTGGCCCGCCTGATGATGCAGAAGGCCGCCCGCCTCTACGACGCCGGCGACGACACGGGCGCCGGGGAGGCCGCCAACATGGCCAAGTACGCGGCGGCCGAGGCCTGCGTGAGGGCCGTCGACCAGGCCGTGCACACCCTCGGCGGGAACGGCCTCACCCGCGAGTTCGGGCTCGCCTCGCTGATCACCGCCGCGCGCGTGTCCCGTATCGCCCCGGTGAGCCGGGAGATGATCCTCAACTACGTCTCCCACCAGACCCTGGGCCTTCCCAAGTCGTACTAG
- a CDS encoding enoyl-CoA hydratase family protein, translating to MTLIGRTRARGVETLSLDAPHHRNALSAALVGELAGALSDAGGDTGVRAVVLTHTGTTFSAGADLRDPPAPRALVDLLRQIVELPKPVLARVTGHVRAGGLGLLAACDIAVASHAATFAFTEVRIGVAPAVISLPLLPRTDPRALARYYLTGERLDTAEATRTGLLTAAGDDVDEVLAPILDGLRRAAPEALAETKRLLTAKVLETFDRDAADLTALSARLFASAHAREGMTAFLERRDPQWVV from the coding sequence GTGACCCTGATCGGCCGCACCCGCGCGCGGGGCGTCGAAACGCTCTCCCTCGACGCCCCGCACCACCGCAACGCCCTGTCCGCCGCCCTCGTCGGCGAACTCGCCGGCGCGCTGAGCGACGCGGGCGGGGACACCGGCGTCCGCGCGGTGGTCCTCACCCACACCGGCACCACCTTCAGCGCCGGCGCCGACCTGCGCGACCCGCCCGCCCCCCGGGCCCTGGTGGACCTGCTCCGGCAGATCGTCGAGCTGCCCAAACCGGTTCTCGCACGGGTCACCGGGCACGTCCGCGCGGGCGGCCTCGGCCTGCTCGCCGCCTGCGACATCGCCGTCGCCTCCCACGCGGCGACGTTCGCCTTCACCGAGGTCCGCATCGGGGTCGCGCCCGCCGTGATCTCGCTGCCCCTGCTGCCCCGCACCGACCCGCGCGCCCTGGCCCGCTACTACCTCACCGGTGAACGCCTCGACACCGCCGAGGCCACCCGCACCGGCCTGCTCACCGCCGCGGGCGACGACGTGGACGAGGTCCTCGCACCGATCCTCGACGGCCTGCGCAGGGCCGCCCCCGAGGCCCTGGCCGAGACGAAACGGCTGCTCACGGCTAAGGTGCTGGAGACCTTCGACCGGGACGCGGCCGACCTGACCGCGCTCTCGGCCCGGCTGTTCGCCTCCGCCCACGCACGGGAGGGGATGACGGCCTTCCTCGAACGACGGGATCCGCAATGGGTGGTGTGA